The Hordeum vulgare subsp. vulgare chromosome 4H, MorexV3_pseudomolecules_assembly, whole genome shotgun sequence genomic interval ttgattttcaacttcaactttatagatcttaaagtaatcgagagcttcatctttagcttgcaacaaataaacatagcaaaatatagttgcatcatcaatcaaagtcatgaaatatctctttccaccttttgtcaacacaccactcatctcacatagatcagaatgtatgagttctagaggTGCCAAGTTTCTCTCTTCGGCAGTCGTGTGAGGCTTTCGAGGTTGCTTCGATTGCACACaactatggcacttagaacctttggcaagTGTGAAATTAGGAATTAAACTCATACTAGATAGCCGAGACATTAAACCAAAATTAATATGACATAAATGAGAATGCTaaacacttgtatcatcattaatactagcacaaatttggtttaCTGACTTATTGCAAGAATCTGAAAGGGAAAAGCGGAACAAACCTCTGCACTCATAGCCTTTGCCTATAAATTGTCCAAATCTCGACACAATTACTTTATTTGACTCTAAAACTACCTTAAACCCATCTCGACATAGAAGGGAGACGCTAACaagattcttgttcatagtagggacatgctgcacgttccttaattgcatgatctttcccaaagtaaacttcagatccacCGTGCCAATGCCATGAACAGAAGCATGTGACCCATTCCCCATTAGGACGGAAGAATCCCTTGCGACCTGATAAGAAGTAAATAAAGAGACGTCAGCACATACATGCACGTTAGCTCCTGAATCAACCCACCATGAAGATGATTCAAATACCGAAAGCACAATAGGTAAATTACCATACCCATCAGTATTGCTAGCGGTCACCATGTTGACTGTCTTGGAGTTGGTTTTCCCTCTGCGGTCTGCACGTTCTGGGCATTCCTTGGAAAAGTGTCCGAGCTTTCCACAGGCGTAGCACTCTAGCTCAGCCTtgttgaacttcttcttcttgaaggtagtactctttataggcttgttgaaaacaaccttgttctttcctttgttcttgttctgtGGGAACCTTTGTACCATGTTGGCAGTAGGTTGAACCTCACCTTCTTTCTCAGTAGTGTCTTTAGCCTGAGCTTTCTCTTGAAGATCAAGAGATGCAATCAGATTTTCAACTGATATCTCATGTCTCTTATGTTTCAGAGAAGTGGCaaagtttctccatgaaggagGCAACTTTGCAATCATGCACCCAGCCACAAATTCATCGGGTAGATCACACTTAAGGAGTTCCAGTTCCTTCACAATACactgtatctcatgagcttgttcaaccACGGAACGGTTATTCACCATCTTATAGTCgtgaaaattctccatgatgtacAGTTCACTGCCTGCATCTGTATCACCGAATTTAGCCTTCAGTGCATCCCACGATGTCTTTCCATCTTGTATGTGCATGTACACATCACACAGACGGTCAGCAAGAACACTCAAAATGCATCCCACAAACATAGTGTTGGCTTCCTGGAACTTTCTTTGATCTTCATCAGAAGCTCCCTCTGGCATGCCAACACTATCATGGAAAACTATCAGAGCAGTAAGCCAGAGCGTGGATCTCACTTCCCACCTCTTAAAGTGCAcatcggtaaacttatccggcctCAGTGCATCAGCAAATCCAGCCATAGTTAACTCAGAAAATTGCCtacaattaggtttttggattgttggaagaTTAGGCAAGTTCATGATTAATTCCAATAAATAATTCCtgactaaaacagaaaatagcatGCAATACTCTAGCAATCCGGCAGAGCAACTGAACATGCATAACATAACCGCGCAAGAAGCAGCAACTACAACGATCAACATAAACAGATTACGAGTAACGTACTGTTCGTTAGTTGCAGCAGGAGCGACTGTGTTGACGATGATGTTGGTGACGATCCTTTGTTGATGGCGATgtagacgacgatgagtagcaccGCTCGACTTGGATGGTAGACGACCCGTGGTGACGAATTTGAGCAGCCGCGCAAAGCGCTTCCAGAAAACCTAATTCGTCCTCTTccgatgcaggatcgcaaagaCGAACGGTTCCGGAAACCTGCTCTCTCGCATGCCGATGCACACCGGCGTTCgagatgaggtagactacgatggcAGTGCAAGTAGTGAGGCGAGGCAAAACCCTATTTGTTTTGGGTGTGTCTTTGGCCGACCACGGTaagcaatatatataggaggaaaatGGTCGGTTCCGTGTCGCGACCACGTCTCAAACCGTCTTGGTTTTCAAGTCGTATACTTACCGAACAAGAAATTCTCAACTTGTGTGCAAggacataaaaaataaaacggcaaaaggAAGCCGTGCCACCGCAAGGCATCGGACCAAAATTTGGCGGACCATTCACGCGCGACATGCGTGTACGCCCGGCTCGACGAGGCGAGCAAGCACATGTTgttctcctttctcttctcaacacacacttagagtggtggtgagaactcactatataaagaggtcaAACTCTTACTCCACTagcggtatgggactaaactttagcaccaccacaccaccacttgTCATTTTATTCATGGATTCaatttgagatttcagaatttgTAGATGGGCCAAACCCATTAATTCTAACATTATGTATTGTATCAGAGTTACCTACATAATTGAGTTATTACTTGTCAAGGAGACCAAGTCATGGAATAATAACTCCAGTAAGAAAACAAAGAATAATTACACAAAGAATAAAAGTATGAAAGAGACCTGTTGCAAGGACCAACAAGATGGTTAGGTGGCCTCAGTTTGGGACATTAATAAGTGTAAAAATGGGAAAGACGGTTGGTGCGAGCATTGATCAATGATTGAAGTTCATGTGTGGAATCCTCACatatcctttctctctaaagatgAGATTCCTAAACATAGTTCAGGTTGCACTTATTGATGCACACAGCCTTAGATCAGGCACCGCGGACCATCATAAGACGCGGTGTACATAAAAGTTGAAGCTATATGTTCCTGATAAAATATGAAATCATCAACTAAATTGCCCAATGAACATCATACATAGTACTGCGCTTCTATGCCCTTCTACGAGCTTAAGCTAAACCAGGACGCCTGAACATGAACGCGACAGCATGTGTATTTCTCTCGATGCTCCACGATACCTAGCTGTTGATCGATCGATCAGGAAGCAGCTGGCGGCGCGCGTCTCCTTGTCAGCCGATGTAGACATGGACGTTGACGGCGAGGATGAGGATGGCGATGAGGGCGAAGTAGATGACGGCGTGGACGAGTATGGAGATGCCGCTGGTCTGGAAGTTGCCGAACTCCACCATCCTGCCCTTGCCGGGGATCTGGAGCAGCAGCCCCGGCGAGAGGAGGATGAAGAGCACCAGCCCGATGAACACCGGCGCCCAGTCCGCCATGCCGGCCCCCTTAGCTGCCTCCGGCACAGGGCTCGCTCGCTGATTGACCTCTCCCCCTCCGACGGTTGCAGCTGGTTCCTTCACCTGCTCTGTGATTGTAGGACCTGTGTGGACTGTGGAAGGAGTGCGAGGACATGAGGGTGGCGTGGGAGTGTGACTGTGTATATATGGCCTTCAGGCGAGGGACGACTGGTGGGCACAGGATCCCAAACCGACGCATACGGTCACCACCCGTGCACCATGCCTTTCCACACGCTCCTGACGTGTGCTCGTCCGCACATGCCGTCCTCTTGCTAGCTAGCTCCTTCGGGGAAAAGGCGGGGTGGTTTGCATGGGCGGATCAATGGAgtcgatggtggtggtggtgggctgGTGGTTGCCGTGTCCATTTCGGAGCGGGGTTGGAGGCCGATTTGGTGAAGCGACTAGACGACACTGCTCGGCGTTGTCGTTGATTGCCCTGTCCCCGCATGATTTGTTAGGCGcgcacatgcatgcatgctcatCCAGTCATCCTTGTGGTCGTCTCGAGGGTATCTATGATTTGTTGCGGgcttggggtggggtggggtgtcaTGCAAACAGAACATCGTGGTGCGTGCGGGCGTTGTGTGCGCGCCGCTCGTGGCGGTCGGCGCCATGCTAGCTAGAATCTGCCAATTCCCCGAGTGCGATCGGGTGGTGCCGTATGGGGATTACGTATGGGACCCGACGTGGAACTTGGTTAGAGCTCTCGCTTTTTCAGGGCGTTGTTTGTATTATATTTTACTACTTTAATACGGAGTATAAGGTATGGGTTACGTTGAAAAAAAGTGTCCAGGGGATTAACATGCTGACTCGAGCCTAACCACCTAAGCTACTTTGCATAGCCGGCCTTCCAACCTTGGGAATGTTAGGTGCGCCGTCGTTGCAGCTACCTCAGGCAGAAAGATAACCATGTATATTCTCAGTAAAGTGATTAAAAGTGGAAGGGATACAATGGGCTGGGCCACAAATGTAAGTGTGAATGGACTTTTAGGTGGTATATATGTGGAGATTTTCTTTTTCAAATATGAAGGGTAATGGTTATCAGGgattatattatttgtcatacttGTCTAAAAAGAGATTATTTGTCACAATTGTCTAAAGAAAGATTATCTGTCACACTTTTTCGCTCTAGTATGTCTCTAGCGACGGAATTTCCATTTTCGGTCGGTCAAAATTGTAGCCCATGATTCAAGGTGCTTTGTGATACGTGTGTggaagatcaccaaggatttgattgCATTGACCCGTTTTTCTGTTCAGTCGATTTCATGTCTTTTCTTGCTGACTGCATGATGCAAccgctgcatgcatgcatgtcaacAGCTCACGGCGCTTTGCACTCACATGCATGGATGGAATGCATGTCAATTTTTGTGTGCATGTTTTTTCCCCTTCTGTTTTATGTcagcttttttttttttgattttttagtctggttttaattattttatttatgtGTATCTTTTGATGTTGAGTGTGTGTAAATATGTAGGCGCAAGTACTATACAAACAAGCTTAAGAAAAGTACTATACAAATACAATAATCCTACACCTACGTAATCTGGTTACGTAATCTTACTTAAGCTTCACAATCTATATCTCCACCGCCCCCTGATTTCCGTGGGGTGGGGCCTGGGCTGTTTTTTCATCCAATCTAATCATGACAAATCAGCTATCACGTAGTTTTACCTAGAATCTCTACGTAGATGTTTATTCTTACATATTATAAAAAAGAGATTTTTTTGTGTTAATTGTGTGGAAGTTTTTGTTATTTTATTTCATTTTAATGTTAATACTAAGGTGACTAATTCATTATTTATTAAAGAATgtcaattattattattattgtaattATTGTGTGTAAGTATGCATGCATGTACTAAAACAATGTGTGTGTAAATTATAGTAGATTCTGAAAATTGCGCTATATGTGTATCCTTGCATACTACATAAAGTGCAATTTTAGTGCAAAGTTGTGTGCAAGTTTTTTCCTTTGTTCATTTTTTCTTAgattttttgttttagttttttctcctttttctaccTTCCTAAAGTGTAATACCAATGCCAGTAGTTCATTCTTTCTTAAAATTGTTAACCTCGTGTTTAAAAATGCAGTTTTCATAGAAATGCACATGTTTTAAGAACACACTTAATATTTTCAATTAATAGAAAACGGATGCGCTAACACGCAACGGCTTTCGCGCTAGTTGCTCAATTCGTTGCTTGCTTCTCTTCTGTCTTGGAAATGTGAGGATTTCCTATCTTATCCAAGGGAAGGAAGAGAGGTGGAAAGTGTTGCTGTGTCAAATCGAGATTGCGTGGGTGTCCGCTCATGTTCGACACTATTAAAAATCATGCATTGGATGGATGCCCGGACATTGAGAAGGAAGGATGTTTTCCGAGGCGAGAGGCCACGGGGAGAGATTTTTCATAAACTTTGTTTAAAacatgtcaactatttttaaatgctAAGAACATTGTTTAAAATGATATGAACATCTTTAATCACATGTTGacattgaatttttttcaaaatacaaaatcgaaaaggagggtttacccaagCCTCTACATCAAGCGATGCACACACCCATaaacattttcaaaatatgtGGTAAATATGTGTTAATAcactattatatattttttaaacacATGAagcatttttctaaaaaaaatgtcCAGTTGTGTGATATAGCTGTTCTACTTACGTGTTCACATTCAAAATTTACCTCGGCTGGAGAACAACTAACAGCGCTAGAAAAAAAACTACCATAGCTTAGGCTGGTCATATTAGGGAGTAACTTAGAGCAACTTTAGCAGACCCTTATATCTCCCCGATTCGTAAAATAACTGTCATTTTACAATTTCACAGTAAAAAGGTGTTTCAAAGAGACCCATAAACGCGGTAGACCCTTAAAAAATTTGAAGGGGCGCGGTAAAACTGCCCCTCTGACCCACGGATACATAGTTTTCGCGCCTGCCTCGTCGGCACCCTGTATCTCTCGAAAAcggttggcgggagggacatttcagcctGCACTGGTCCCCTTCTCCCATCCCgttgcgccgccgccgctcgTCGTCTGGAGTTTTGGCCATACCCGACGCCGGAATCACGCCGCCGGACCGCTCCTGAGCCTGCTCCACCACGCCGCCTCGCCGCCCGTGGATCTGCCAAGCCGCACTGCCTTCGGGTGCCCACCAGACCGGACCGACCCTCGCCGAGCCATCGCCGGCTCCGGCCCACCTCCGTCTCGGATTCGCAAGTTTACAGCCATCCGCCCATCCCGCCACCGGTGAGTCCTTTCTTACGTACCCTTGTCTAGTTCGAAGTAGCAGTCAATTTGGCAAAGAAAATCCGTTCATGCGAGCTCAGGTGCGCCATTTTTAGATGGATTTGAGCCCTTGCGAGGAGTTTTTGCTCGAATATTCGTCTTCGTCGGACGACTCATACATAGAGTCGCTACTTGAGAGATATCGACAACAAATGGTGGTGGTCGTGTTCGTCATGAAGGAGTACGAGGATAGAAACTGGAAGAGACGGCGAGGATATACCATCGGCCGCCTGCGCATCCCTCACAACCGCCAACTTGGAAACGAGATGCTCATGCAAGACTACTCCAAGGACAATCCAACATACCCGTTGCACCTCTTCTGAAGAAGGTACCGAATGCGGCGATCCCTCTTCTTAAAATTAGTGCAAGCTTGCGAGGCAAATTCTTGTTTTTTTTACTCAAAGTAGAATTGCCTCCGGCTTTAAGGGTTTTAGCGCATATAAAAAAAACCTCAGCAGCTATGCAAGTGATTGCATATGGCGGCTGACGAATATTTTGCATTCGTGAAGATACTACAATTGAGTCAGTGCATAGGTTTGCCAAAGTGATCGTTCGCGTCTTTGGTCATGTCTATCTACGTGCACCCAATGATGAAAGCAAGTGAGAGGAGAGGTTGGCCTGGTATGCGAGGAAGCGTTGATTGCATGCACTGGACTCAGAAAAACTGCCTGAAGGCATGGCACAGGTCGTATTGTCGcaagtctcgtgatgcaacaattATGCTAGAAGTTGTAGCATCCGATGATTTATGAATTTGACATTGATTTTTTGTATGCTAGGtactctcaatgatatcaatgtgttgcaacaGTCTCATTTGTTTGCTAGACTTACTAGTGGTGATGCTCCTGCTTGCAACCAATATTGACGATATCGCTTATCGTTAACGTCTCAGTTAGCTACGGATAAGAGATTAAACCGAAATCGGTCGATTAATTGATTTCATAGGGCACCTATTAATCGGTCATTTTTTGCAAATCCTAGATTCTCAATACTAAAATATACTATATTCAACACCAAAACAATATTGGAGTGAAGTATTACCTTGATTCCTAAACTTTGAATCCTcgtataattacaaacaaaatagAATAACAGTATGTACTGCATTACAAAGTCCACAAAACgaaaataaacatagtttttgcaAACATAGTGATATGAATATGCTCAATTTATCGATAGATTCTAGATAAGTCGCTTGTTAGAGTGATAAATTGGCCCAAAAGATAAATATTGGAGATAAGGCATAATCTTATCGATCACCCCGAATAGCGATAAATCAGATGGTAAATCGCTGAATCGGAAGATTTTTTTGAACAATGCTTGCAACTACATGGTTAATGAGCATGAGTACATCAAGGAAtactatcttgcagatggtatTTATCCTTCTTGGTGTACATTTGTCAAGAGTATAAAAAAACCCAGCACTAGGAAGCATGTTAAATTTGCAAAGGTACAAGTGGCTGCCCAAAAAGATAAGAAAGAGCCTTTGGGGTTTTGCAATCAAGGTTTGCCATTGTTCGTGGTCCTGCTTATTTTTGGGACAAACGAACCCTGAAGAATGTCATGAATTTTTGTATGATCCTTCACAACATGATCCCCGAAGATGAGAGGGATGTGAACTTGAAATTCTTCTATGACCAGATCGAGATCGAAGGTCGAGGAGACTTGCGAGTCACCGAAGGGAACCGATGCTCCCGCAACTCACCCAGTGCCCTACCTACTCTGATCGACCTCAACACTGGCCGCTGACGAAATACTCAAATGCGGAGTGCAGCTCAGAGCGGCGTGTAAGAGATATGACGCACAACACGACCTCGACTCCGGCGGTTGACGGTTGCAATCGAAAGTACATGATGGAGGGTTAAAGCGGCGACTCCTCCCATGGAAATTGCATCCGGGCTCCAACGGCTCACGACAACTAGGTTAGCCGTCTTCTGTAATTAATCAACAAATTATGTAATTGGGTGATGATTGTCCTTGATTTCAATTATGCTTGTTCGAATTAAGAATTGAGCATATTTTTTGTTGAGACTATCATGTCATGAACATGAACACAAACATTAGATTTGAAATTTTCCCATTAAAACATGGGAAGGTTTGATTGTGTGACTTGTGCTTAGGAAATTATTTGGTGTTGTCTctgatgttttattttcttctattATCTATGGACAATAGTGTGCATACTGCACATGTCATTTATCTAAATATGATGCTTCTAGTGTTCAGTAGATCAAAGTAATATTTAGCTTACATCGTGTCCAGGCTTTGTCAATCCGCTAGCTCCGTCATTGACGCTATGTTACTAGCTAAATTACTCCCACTATGATCAACCTTAGTGATGACCAAATCTGGAACAGTTGTAGGCGAGGGGGACGTCCACAATTGATATGTGTTGCTTGCTGCAAACGTTCACACACACATCACCTACAGAGGGATCTAAATGGCCGGTTTTTGGGAAACTTTCAtcggtttttgaagcttttctccagtttttttcctttgttttgctTGCAagttgtcctcttttgcattccatTTCTTCCTTTTTCGGTTTTATGTTTTGGCTTTTATCCTCcatttttttacttttgttaAATACATGGTGCACATTTTATTAATATGCACATAGTATTTTTCAATATATAGTTAAAAAATCATATATGATGAACTTTTTCGGATATACATATGCACTGAACATTTTCAGTTATACAGTTAACTTTGTAATATATGATGATCTTTTTATAATATATGGTGAACTGTTTCAATATACGTTAAAAGTTTTCTAATATATGGTAAAACATTAAAATATATGATTAATATTTCTTTCACAtcattttgtttttgaaaattcaCCAACGACTTTGAAATTTGCAAAAAGTTAATTCACAATTTTTTAAAAATCGTGTAATATTTTTCATATTCTTGAATATTCTTTCAAATGCATTAAATTTTCCAGGTTGACAATGATCCATAAATAATTAGTTCATTTGCATTTTTAGAAACTGAAAAGACGATTCA includes:
- the LOC123447279 gene encoding uncharacterized protein LOC123447279, whose product is MADWAPVFIGLVLFILLSPGLLLQIPGKGRMVEFGNFQTSGISILVHAVIYFALIAILILAVNVHVYIG